From Hoeflea sp. 108:
GAACAGGCAGGCATCTCCCAGCGACACCGAAACCACGGGTGCTTCGAACTCCTGCTCGTCGCGATCCTGGTGCAGGCCCATCTTGGCCGCGTCGGTGTAGAAATTGACCAGGCAAGCCTCGGGCGGGTGGCGATAGCCGGAGACCTCACGCCACAATGCCATCAACGCTTCGGGAATTGGCGGCCAGGGGTCGCCCGTCACCGGGTGCTCGGGTTGGTAGCGATAGCCACGATCCTGGTCGGTGACCCAGCCAAGCGAGCCGCAATTGGTCATGCGCACGCTCATCGGCTTGCCGGTGCGCGGCATTTCGGGAGTGTACAGCGGCGCTGCCTTCACCACCTCGCGCATGCTCTCGACCAGCCCTTCCTGCACCTCGCGGCTGAGAAAGCCGGGCATGTGGCGGACGCCTTTGGGAAGCACGAGCACGTTCAAGCTGCCTCGTTGATCTGGCCATCCAGATTGCCACCGGAAAAGCAAAACGGCGACCCGAAAGCCGCCGTTCCGCATCGAATGAAATTTCGGGTCAGGCCGTCGCGATATCGGGAATGCGCAGCACCTGGCCGGGATAGATCTTGTCGGGATGCGTCAGCATCGGCTTGTTGGCCTCGAAGATGACGGTGTATTTCGAAGCCTTGCCCTTGCCGTACTGGGCCTCGGCGATTTTCGACAGGTTGTCGCCCTTCTTGACCGTATAGAACACCGGCGCCTTGGCTGGCGTCGCCGCCTTGACCAGTTCGGTCATGTCGACCTTGCCGTCGAGCTTGAGCCCTGAGTCCGGCGCCACGACCTTGAGTTCGTCCGCCTGCACCTTGGAGACGCCGAGCGTGTTGCCGACGGCGATGACCGCCTTTTCGAAGATCGACTGGTCCTTGACCACGCCGGTCAGCACGGCGGTGTCGCCCTTGACCACGACCTGCACGTTGTCGGTGCCTAGTTTATGAGAATCGAGCTCTTTCTTCAGCGTGTCGGCCGTCGGCGCCTCTTCTTCACCGCCGAAGCCAAGCTTCTTGCCGACATTCTTGACGAAATCGAACATGCCCATCCTTGGTCTCCCTTGCTGTGGCGTTCGCCGGAGCTTGGCATCTGCAAAAACAAATTGGAAGCAACTTCGATCTAGTCGCCGTCGACACGCCCGCGAAGCTTCTTGACTGTCGAGCGCCCGGACTTGGTTTTCAACCTGCGCTCGACCGAACCTTTGGTCGGTTTGGTCTTCTTGCGGGGCGGCGGCGGTGGCTCGGCCGCCTTGGCCACAAGTGCGGTCAGCCTGGCGCGCGCATCGGCACGGTTCTGCTCCTGTGTCCGGTAGCGTCCGGCCTCGATGACGATGACGCCGTCCTTGGTCGCCTTCTGTCCCGCGAGCTTGATGGTGCGTTCGCGCACGCGCTCTGGCAGCCCCGGCGCATTCGCCGCGTCGAAGCGCAGTTGCACCGCGGTGGCCACCTTGTTGACGTTCTGGCCGCCCGGCCCCGAGGAGCGGATGAAGTTCTCCTCGAGGTCATCGGGATGGATGACCACGTCGTTGGCGATGATGATCTTGTCGTCGGCGCTCATGCGCCAACTCATGCCGTGCTGGAGCGCAAAAGAAAAGGCCCGACACTTGGCCGGGCCTTTTGGAACTTCTCGGGCGATGCCGGTTTTACTCGGCTGCCGTGCGCACCTGCGGGGCAGCGCCCAGCACGGTCGCATCGACATGGCTTTCGAATTTGCCGAAATTGTCGACGAACATCGACACCAGCTTCTTGGCCTGGCGGTCATAGGCAGCGCCGTCAGCCCAGGTCGAGCGCGGGTCGAGGATTTTTGCGTCGACGCCGGGCACCGAGACCGGAACGGCAAAGCCGAAATTCGCATCGGTGCGGAACTCGACCGAATTCAGCGAACCGTCGAGTGCTGCCGAGAGCAGCGCACGCGTCGCCTTGATCGGCATGCGCGAGCCCACGCCATAGGCGCCGCCGGTCCAGCCGGTGTTGACCAGCCAGCAGTCGACATTGTGCTCGGCGATAAGCTGGCGCAGCAGGTTGCCGTACTCCGAGGGGTGGCGCGGCATGAAAGGCGCGCCGAAGCAGGTCGAGAAGGTCGCTTCGGGCTCGGTCACGCCACGCTCAGTGCCGGCGACCTTGGCTGTGTAGCCCGACAGGAAGTGGTACATCGCCTGCGCCGGGGTCAGCTTGGCGATGGGCGGCATCACACCAAAGGCGTCGGCCGTCAGCATGATGATGTTCTTCGGATGGCTGGCGCGGCCGGTGGCGCTGGCGTTCGGGATGAAATCAAGCGGATAGGCGCAGCGGGTGTTTTCGGTCAGCGAGCCGTCGTTGAAGTCGGGAACGCGGTTCTCGTCTAGGATGACGTTCTCGAGCACGGTGCCGAAGCGCCTGGTGGTGGCGAAAATCTCCGGCTCGGCCTCGGCCGACAGGCGGATGGTCTTGGCGTAGCAGCCGCCCTCGAAGTTGAAGATGCCGTCAGGGCCCCAGCCATGCTCGTCGTCGCCGATCAGCGTGCGCTTGGGGTCGGCCGACAGCGTCGTCTTGCCGGTGCCCGACAGGCCGAAGAACACGGCAGCATCGCCGTCGGGACCTTCATTGGCCGAGCAGTGCATCGGCATCACGCCCTTGGCCGGCAGCACGTAGTTGAGCGCCGTGAACACCGACTTCTTCATCTCGCCGGCATACTGGGTTCCGCCGATCAGCACGATCTTGCGGGTCAGGTCGACGGCGATCAGCGTCTCGCTGCGTCCACCGTGGCGTGACTTGTCGGCGCGGAACGACGGCAGGTCGATAATCGTCATCTCCGGCACGAAGCTCTCAAGCTCGGCTTCCGTCGGACGGATCAGCAGGTTGCGGATGAACTGCGAGTGCCAGGCGAATTCGGTGACGACGCGCGTCGGCAGGCAGAGCGAGCGGTCGGCTCCGCCGATCAGGTCCTGGACGTAGAGGTCCTTGGTCGACGCATGCGCCAGGAAGTCGGCATGCAGCGCGTCGAACTGGGCCTGCGTCATCGCATTGTTGTTGTCCCACCAGACATGCGCCTCGGTGTTTTCGTCACGGACGACGAACTTATCCTTGGGCGAACGGCCGGTGTACTGGCCGGTCTCGGCGACAAGCGCCCCATGGGCGGTCAGCTTCGCTTCGCCGCGCCGGATCGCTTCTTCGGTGAGAAACGCAGCGCCAAAGTTGTAACGGACGGTGCCCGACGTTTTGAGTCCTGCCGTTTCGATCCCGCATGCGGGATTGCGCTTACCGTTTTCCGACATCTGGTGAAGCCTCGTTTCGCTTTGACGCCTATGTCCGGTCAACGGGCCGGACGCCGCAGTCCCGAGGGACTAAGGCAGGCTGAAACAGAAAAGATCAGCGATATCAAATCATTAATCGATTTAAAAATTTTGAAAAATATCTAAATCGTTTAAATGATGGGGAACGACCAGCCGGCCCACACAAGATGGGCGGTTTTTTGTTCGAGCTTTGGCCTCACCGCCCCATATAAGACAGGCATTGGGCGTTGCGGTTGCGCTCCCCGCCTTCGGGGGGTATGCCACATTTTGTACCTAATTTGTCCTGCAAAAGCCCTGCTTCAAGCAGGAAGGGACACCCGCACATGAGGGAGCCGCTGGAAATGGCAACGATCGCGCTTGTCGACGACGACCGCAACATTTTGACATCGGTTTCGATTGCGCTCGAGTCCGAAGGCTATCGCGTCGAGACCTACACCGATGGCGCATCCGCACTGGAAGGCCTCGCCGCGCGTCCGCCGAACCTCGCCATCCTCGACA
This genomic window contains:
- a CDS encoding alpha-ketoglutarate-dependent dioxygenase AlkB; this translates as MLVLPKGVRHMPGFLSREVQEGLVESMREVVKAAPLYTPEMPRTGKPMSVRMTNCGSLGWVTDQDRGYRYQPEHPVTGDPWPPIPEALMALWREVSGYRHPPEACLVNFYTDAAKMGLHQDRDEQEFEAPVVSVSLGDACLFRVGGSRRDDRTVSFRLESGDVVVLGGEGRLAFHGVDRIYPMTSALLKQGGRINLTLRRVTKPA
- the lysM gene encoding peptidoglycan-binding protein LysM, with the protein product MGMFDFVKNVGKKLGFGGEEEAPTADTLKKELDSHKLGTDNVQVVVKGDTAVLTGVVKDQSIFEKAVIAVGNTLGVSKVQADELKVVAPDSGLKLDGKVDMTELVKAATPAKAPVFYTVKKGDNLSKIAEAQYGKGKASKYTVIFEANKPMLTHPDKIYPGQVLRIPDIATA
- the arfB gene encoding alternative ribosome rescue aminoacyl-tRNA hydrolase ArfB, coding for MSADDKIIIANDVVIHPDDLEENFIRSSGPGGQNVNKVATAVQLRFDAANAPGLPERVRERTIKLAGQKATKDGVIVIEAGRYRTQEQNRADARARLTALVAKAAEPPPPPRKKTKPTKGSVERRLKTKSGRSTVKKLRGRVDGD
- a CDS encoding phosphoenolpyruvate carboxykinase, whose product is MSENGKRNPACGIETAGLKTSGTVRYNFGAAFLTEEAIRRGEAKLTAHGALVAETGQYTGRSPKDKFVVRDENTEAHVWWDNNNAMTQAQFDALHADFLAHASTKDLYVQDLIGGADRSLCLPTRVVTEFAWHSQFIRNLLIRPTEAELESFVPEMTIIDLPSFRADKSRHGGRSETLIAVDLTRKIVLIGGTQYAGEMKKSVFTALNYVLPAKGVMPMHCSANEGPDGDAAVFFGLSGTGKTTLSADPKRTLIGDDEHGWGPDGIFNFEGGCYAKTIRLSAEAEPEIFATTRRFGTVLENVILDENRVPDFNDGSLTENTRCAYPLDFIPNASATGRASHPKNIIMLTADAFGVMPPIAKLTPAQAMYHFLSGYTAKVAGTERGVTEPEATFSTCFGAPFMPRHPSEYGNLLRQLIAEHNVDCWLVNTGWTGGAYGVGSRMPIKATRALLSAALDGSLNSVEFRTDANFGFAVPVSVPGVDAKILDPRSTWADGAAYDRQAKKLVSMFVDNFGKFESHVDATVLGAAPQVRTAAE